The following are from one region of the Roseobacter fucihabitans genome:
- a CDS encoding HNH endonuclease encodes MDGNFRTEFTRNPASLRHRPALVLNADYRPLSYYPLSLWPWQDAIKAAWLDRVDIVAEYDDIVRSPSTQIRIPSVVVLKDYVKPQKRVAFTRFNLFLRDEFNCQYCGAKGELTFDHVVPRANGGVTSWQNVVAACSPCNLKKGSKPLHRTGMNLRKPPRQPGAEELRNMGRKFPPGHLHESWMDFLYWDAELEA; translated from the coding sequence ATGGATGGCAATTTCAGAACGGAATTCACGCGTAACCCGGCAAGCCTGCGGCATCGCCCAGCACTTGTTCTCAACGCGGATTATCGCCCGTTGAGTTATTATCCGCTGTCGCTTTGGCCCTGGCAGGACGCGATAAAAGCCGCCTGGCTGGACCGGGTGGATATCGTCGCGGAATATGACGATATCGTGCGCAGCCCCAGTACACAGATACGGATTCCGTCGGTCGTGGTCCTCAAAGACTATGTGAAACCGCAAAAACGTGTGGCTTTCACGCGCTTTAATTTATTTCTGAGGGATGAATTCAATTGCCAATATTGCGGTGCAAAGGGCGAGTTGACCTTTGACCACGTCGTGCCGCGTGCCAATGGCGGCGTGACGAGTTGGCAGAATGTTGTCGCCGCTTGTAGCCCTTGTAACCTTAAGAAAGGGTCAAAACCGCTGCACCGGACCGGTATGAATCTGCGCAAACCGCCGCGCCAGCCCGGTGCCGAAGAGCTGCGTAACATGGGGCGCAAATTCCCTCCCGGCCATCTGCACGAAAGCTGGATGGATTTTCTCTATTGGGACGCTGAACTGGAAGCATGA
- a CDS encoding alpha/beta fold hydrolase: MNRKLTPLVAAFGLVMLTQMPVAAEIQTFRPAVAEFTAAHPSPERRLDGHVWYPTLAEGEEGLLRASAVWRDVTAHLDARIAPGVFPVVLISHGMYGNSLNQAWLAKRLAAEGIISIMPNHPGTTSFGRDPEQARQLWLRATDLSVSFDTLLSDPRVADHMDPTRVAAVGHSLGGYTVMAAAGARHDVAHFNQSCVNAAERADCNALEMWKVGHSPDDLDMLQSDRSDPRIRTVIPLDLGGAQTFDPASLGAIDMPVLVLGSGRQDMLDQDVESRALAKALPADLVTHEEIAQAGHFDFMGLCVEGGYDILKQEEPGDEIVCLKGMTERAARHQQIFDLIMVHLKNTGVLKNG; encoded by the coding sequence TGCGGCAGAGATCCAGACCTTTCGCCCCGCCGTTGCCGAATTTACCGCAGCGCACCCCTCCCCCGAACGCCGGTTAGACGGTCATGTTTGGTATCCGACGCTGGCAGAAGGCGAGGAGGGATTGTTACGCGCCAGTGCCGTCTGGCGCGATGTCACGGCGCATCTGGACGCGCGCATCGCTCCCGGTGTCTTTCCGGTCGTGCTGATTTCACACGGCATGTATGGTAATTCGCTCAATCAGGCGTGGCTGGCCAAACGGTTGGCCGCGGAGGGTATCATCTCGATCATGCCAAACCATCCGGGCACGACAAGCTTTGGCCGGGACCCCGAACAGGCCCGGCAATTGTGGCTGCGCGCAACCGACCTCAGTGTCAGCTTTGATACGCTGCTGAGCGATCCGCGTGTGGCGGATCATATGGACCCGACGCGGGTTGCGGCGGTGGGTCATTCCCTTGGCGGATACACCGTGATGGCGGCGGCCGGCGCGCGCCATGATGTGGCCCATTTCAATCAAAGCTGTGTGAATGCCGCCGAGCGCGCCGATTGCAACGCGCTTGAGATGTGGAAAGTGGGTCATAGCCCGGATGATCTCGACATGCTGCAAAGTGACCGTTCCGATCCGCGCATTCGCACCGTCATTCCTCTTGATCTGGGCGGGGCGCAGACCTTTGATCCGGCCAGTCTGGGGGCGATTGACATGCCGGTGCTGGTGCTGGGGTCGGGGCGCCAGGACATGCTCGATCAGGACGTCGAGTCGCGCGCGCTTGCCAAGGCGCTCCCGGCTGACCTTGTCACCCATGAGGAGATCGCGCAGGCGGGACACTTCGATTTCATGGGCCTTTGCGTGGAGGGCGGCTATGACATCCTCAAGCAGGAGGAGCCTGGCGATGAGATCGTGTGTCTGAAGGGCATGACCGAGCGCGCTGCACGTCATCAACAGATTTTCGATCTGATCATGGTGCATCTGAAAAACACCGGCGTGCTTAAGAACGGCTGA